The Tautonia plasticadhaerens nucleotide sequence CGCGCCGGCGTCGACCGGCTTGCCGATCGCCGAGGCCGGGTGCTGCTCGGCCCCGACGCCCTCCCCGGCCCCGACCCCGGCCGGGCTGTCGGTGGTCGACTCGGGATGCTGCTCCCCCGCACCGGCCCCGGCCGTCTCCCCCGACGATGCGGCGCTGCACGACCGCCTGGCCGACCTGCTGAGGCGGTACGACGTGAACGACTACGCCGCCAGCGTCCGGGTCTTCGCCGTGAAGCCGGGCTGATCGGCCGGGCCGCCGGGGAACCGGCCTCCCGCCCCGGGCCCCGCCCGGGCGCGGGGCGGGGGGCGCACGTCGGAACGCCGCTTCATTCCTATTCGTGTGTCATTCTTGGTGGTAACCGGGGGAAAGGCTCCTCCCCCGGCCCTGCCCTCTCCGACGCGAGGAGGCGCCCCCTACCCCCAGGGTCATCGCGATGCACATCCCCGGCATTTCCCGAGGCGGCCGCCCGATCCGACGACGCCCCCGAGGCCGAAGGCCCTCCCCACTGTCGGCCGCTCCCGAGCGGCTGGAGCCGAGGGCCCTGATGGACTCGGCGTCCGGCCCGATCATCAGCGAGTTGCTCGCCTCCAACGCCGAGGGACTCAGAGACCAGGACGGCGACCGCTCCGACTGGGTCGAGATCCACAACCCGACCGCCTCGGCGGTCGACCTGGTGGGGTGGTCCCTGACCGACGACGAGGCCGAGCCGGGCAAGTGGGCCTTCCCGGGCGTGGTGCTGCCGCCGGGCGGGTTCCTCGTCGTCTTCGCCTCGGACAAGGACCGGGCGGACCCGGCCGGGGAGCTGCACGCGAACTTCAAGCTCGGGGCCGAGGGGGAATACCTCGGCCTCGTCCGGCCCGACGGGGTGGTGGCCGACGCCTACGCCCCGGGCTTCCCCGAGCAGGAGGCGGACCGCTCCTTCGGCGTCGCCTTCGGGCCGGGCGGCGCGGTCGCCTCGCCCCTCGATCGCCGGGCGTTCGCCCTGCCGACGCCCGGTGGCCCGAACCGGGAGGGCGAGCCCGGGGCCGTCGAGCCGGTCGTCGCCGGCGTGCCGAGGGGCTTCTACGACGCCCCCTTCCTGCTGACGCTCGGCTCGGCGACGGAGGGGGCCGAGATCCGGTTCACGATCGACGGCAGCACGCCGACGGCCGAGCACGGCTTTATCTACGCCGGCCCGCTGGTGGTCGACCGCACCATGGTGGTCCGGGCAGCGGCCTTCAAGGAGGGGGACAGCCCCGCCCCCCCGGGGGCCTGGACCTATCTCTTCCTGGACGACGTGCTGCGGCAGTCCCCCGACGGCCGGGCCCCGCTCGGCTGGCCGGAGACCTGGGGGGCGCACGTCGTCGACTACGGGATGGACCCGAGGATCGTCAACCACCCCCGGTTCGGCGGGGAGCGGCTGAAGGCCGCCCTGCGGTCGATCCCGACGATCTCCCTGTCGACCGACCTGCCCAACCTGTTCGACCCGGCCTCGGGCATCTACGCCAACTCCACCCAGGAGGGGAGGGAGTGGGAACGTCCGGTCTCGGCCGAGCTGATCAACCCCGACGGCTCGACGGGGTTCCAGATCAACGCCGGACTGCGGCTCCGGGGCACCTCCAGCGGGGTGATCACCAACCCGAAGCACTCGCTCCGACTGTTCTTCCGGTCCGAGTACGGCGCCCCGAGGCTGGAGTACCCGCTGTTCGGGCCCGAGGGGGCCGACTCCTTCGCCCGGGTCGACCTGAGGACCGACCAGAGCATCTCCTGGGGCTTCAAGGGCAACCCGAACGCCACCTTCGCCACCGAGGTCTTCGCCCGCGACACGATGCGGGACCTGGGCCAGCCCTACACCCGCAGCCGCTATTATCACCTCTACATCAACGGCCAGTACTGGGGCCTCTACCAGAGCGAGGAGCGCCCCGACGCCAACTTCGGCGCCACCTACTTCGGCGGCGACCCCGACGACTTCGACGTGATCCGCCCCGAGAACGGCGCCATGATCGGCGCGACCGACGGCGACCTCGGGGCCTGGTCCCGGCTCTGGCAGGCGGCCACCGCCCCCGGCGGCCTGGCCTCGGACGGGGCCTACTACCGGATCCAGGGGCGAAACCCCGACGGCTCGCCCAACCCCGAGTTCGAGAACCTGGTCGACGTCGACAGCCTGATCGACTACATGCTCACGACCCTCTACATCGGGAACATCGACGGCCCGATCAGCCGGTTCAACGGCCAGTTCGCCATCAACAACTTCTACGTGATCCGGGACCGGACCGGCGACGACGGGTTCCGGTTCCTCATGCGGGACGCCGAGTTCTCGCTGCTCCGCCCGACCGAGAACGTCAACGGCCCGGTCCCGATCGGCTCGGAGTTCGCCACGTTCAACCCCCAGTACCTGCACCAGCAATTGCTGGCGAACCCGACCTACCGGCAGAAGTTCGCCGATCGGGTCGATCAGACCTTCTTCGGCGACGGGCCGCTGACCCCCCGGGCCTCGATCGCCCGGTTCCGGGCCCGGGCCGACGCGATCGGCCCGGCGATCCTCGGCGAGTCGGCCCGTTGGGGTGACGCCCAGCGCCCCCGGGCCCCGCTGACGGAGCAGGACTGGCGCCGGGCCGTCGGCCGGGTCGTCCGGGGCTACCTGCCCGTCCGGACCCGGGTCGTCCTCAACCAGTTCCGGGCCCTCGGCCTGCTCCCCGGGCCGCGTCCCCCGCGCTTCCCCCGGGCGTAGCGGGGGCCTGCCCCCCGATCGGCTCCGGACGTAGCGGGGGCCATCCCCCCGGCGACCGGGACTCGTCGAGGACCCGCCGACCGCGGCTCCGAGACGGTCCGCGGCCACTCCCCCCGGGCGCCTCGGTCAGCGATCCGAGGCGCGGAGGGCCTCCAGGACCGCGTCGAGCTTCCGCTCCAGGGCGTCGATGCGGCGGTCCCGGGGATCGGTCGCCGAAAGGTCGACCGAGGTGCGGCGGGCGGCCGGGTCGAGGGGCGGGGGCTCGATGTTGAGCGACGGCGTGAGGCTCCCGGTCGACGGGACGGCGGGCACCTTGGGGCCGGAGAGGGCGTCTTTCATGGCCGAGAGGCGACCGATCGCCAGGTCGAGGGTCCGGGCCCGGACCTCCAGCCCTCGGATCGTCCCGCCGAGTTGCTCGACGAAGTCTTCGTGCTCGGCGAGCATTACTTGCTCCGCAGACTGGAGATCCCGCATCAGGGCCCCGTCGATCTCGCCATCCGGGGGGGTCAACGTCGCGTCGGCGATCATCGCGTTGAGGGCGTCGCGTCGGCGCCTCAGCGTTGAGAACGCATGATGATATTTCGCCAACGCAGTCGCGACCTGCGTCCGCTGTTCCTGCATCGCCCTGAGTTCCGCTTCGGTGGCCTCGATGGCGCCCGCGAGGATTTGGTCCACCTCCTGATCAATGCCCGGCACCGCCTCGAGGATCTGCTCGAGGTCGAAGCCTTCGGGGATCGTGTACGCCGAGAACGACTCGGGCTCCCAGATGAACTGGATGACGCCCGAAACCTCGGCCGGGGGCAAGGCGGACCCATTGACGATCGGACCCGGATCGAGGGCGGGCGGCGCGACGGATGGGGCCTCGGCGGCCCGGGGAGGCTCGACGGCGGCGGGGATCGGGGCGGGATCATCTCCCTGGCGGGCGGAGACGGCACCGATCCCGACGGTGAGGGCCACGGCGGGGATGGCGACGAGCATCGTCTTGACGATTGCGTTCCAGCGCATCGAAGTCAGCACTCCTTGGGAAAGGGAAACGACCCGGGCCGCGGCCGACCCGGCCAGGCCCGATGACCCGGCCGCGAACTCCACCGCGAGCCGTGTCGTGGGGTCGATCAATGATCTCGGGACGGCGGCGATCGACCGGCGGGCGGCGATCGTCGCCGCGAGGGCCCCGACTGCGGCCGGGGCCAGCCCCCGGCGGGCGAGTCGGGTCCGGAGCAGGTCCCGGGCCCGGGCCAGGCGGCCCTTCACCGTGCCCACCGGCCAGCCGAGGAGGGCGGCGGCCTGCTCATGCGTCAGGCCTTCGAGGTAGCAGAGGACGACCGGGGCGCGATACGACTCCGGCAGCCGTCCGAGTTCCTCGTGCAGGACCGGGGCGAGGTCGTCGGGCGGCCGGTCGCAGGCCGAGGCGGGGACGGCGTCGGCCACCCGACGCTCCCGGACCCGACGCCGGGCGGCCGAGAGCCGGGCCTTGCGGGAGACCCGGCAGGCGACCCCGTGCAGCCAGGCGGCCACCGACCGGCGTCGGCCAATCGACCCGGCCCGTCGGGCGAGCACGAGGAAGGTTGCCTGGAAGGCGTCCTCGGCCTCGTGCCGGTCTCGCAGCTGGGCGAGGCAAGTGGCCAGGACCATCGGGCCGTGCCGATCGACCAGGGCGGAAAAGGCGTGCTCGGCCCCGGGGCCGTCGGCCTCGAGGAAGCGGTCGAGCAGATGGGCGTCCTCCAGGCCGCCGACCGCCCCGACCTCGAACAGCACCCGGAGGGGGCGAGCCACCCCCGATTGACCGCGAGCCATCCCGGATCCTCCCTGATGCAGGGTCTTCCAGCCCTTCCCGCTCACGTATCAAGTGCCCGAGGGCCGGCCCGACGATACGGATTTCCGCAGGCCGGCGGAAGAATCCCCCGCCCGACCCGGGGCCGCCCGGCCCAGGGCGGGGGGCCGGGACGTTCCCGCGTCGGCGAATTTCAGAACACCTTGCTGTAGGCCTTCGGGGCGGCGGGCCGGGATCGGGGGGAGGAGCATCGGAGTAGGCCGGCGACGTCGGCGGCGATGGAGCGGGCGAGGGTGTCGGTGGGCAGGTCGTTGCAGTCGAGGCCGAAGGGCTCCTCGATCTCCTCGGCCATCAGCTCCAGGCCGAGCAGGGCGAAGACGATCAGCATGACCAGCGGCACGGCGAGGTAGCCGTACTCGGGCACCAGGCCGACGGGCAGGATGGCGGCATAAGAGAGGATGAAGGACTTGATGAAGACGCTGTAGGAGAAGGGGATCGGCGTGCGTCGGATCCGGTCGCAGGCCCCGACCACGTCGAGCAGGCCGTGGGAGTGCGGCCGGGTGGCCAGCAGGTCGAAGCCGTCGAGGACGCCCCGGCGCCGGAGGTCCTGGAGCCGGGCGATGATCTCCCCGGCGACCAGCGTCGGGACGTGGGAAGGGGGCTCGGCCCGGGGGACGGGGCGGCCGTCGCCGCCCCGGAGGGGATCGGGGTCGTCGGGGTCGGTGGCGTGATCGGCCCGGAGGCGGTCGAGGATCGACGGGTCGACGGCGCCCCGGAGGTGGCCGCTGAGGGCGAGGGCGAAGTCGCCGAGCAGCCGGGCGAAGGCGGATCGGTCGTCGAGGGCCTCGGGGGGGAGCAGGGAATCGAGCTGCAACGCGAGGGTCCGGGAGTGGTTGACCAGCGTCCCCCACTGCTTGCGGCCCTCCCACCAGCGCTCGTAGGCGGTGTTGGTCCGGAAGACCATGATGATGCCCAGGATCACCCCCAGCAGCGAGAACGTGCCGGAGATCGACCGACCGCCCTCCAGGTCGAACCGGAGGATCAGCGCCGTCAGGGCCGAGGCGTACAGGCCGACCAGCAACACGCCCCGGGCGATCCGGACGAGGGTCCAGCTCGACCCGAGGTGGCGGATGTCTCGGAGCCAGTCTCGGTTCGGGTCGTAGGTGATCATGGATGGGGCGGGCCCGGGGTGGCGGATGAGGGAGGGCGGATGCCGGGATCGCGACGAGGGACGTCCCCCGGTCATTCGCCGTCGGGCATCGGGCCCGCCGTCATCCGCCGGCCGATCCGGCGACACCGGCGGGTCGGAGGGGGGGGGCGGGGGGTCGGGACCGGAACTCGTCGAGGACCCGGTGGATGAACTGGACGGCGATGGAGCCCTCGCCGACGGCGGAGGCGACGCGCTTGACCGAGTCGGCCCGGATGTCGCCGACGGCGAAGATGCCCGGGCGGCTGGACTCCAGGATGTGGGGGGGGCGTTCCAGCGGCCAGCCGTCGTCGGGGCCGACGTGGCCGCCGACCCGGACGAATCCCTTGGCGTCGAGCGTCAGGCAGCCGGGCAGCCAGCCGCTGTTGGGCGCCGCGCCGATCATCAGGAAGACGTGGCGGATCGGCCGGGCCTCCTGCTCCCCGGTGTCCCGATGCCGCCAGGTGACCGACTCCAGGTGGCGGTCACCCCCGAGGCCCGAGATCTCGGTGCACGTCCGCAGGGTGATCCGGGCCGAGGCCTCGATCCGGCCGACGAGGTAGTCGGACATGCTGTCGGCCAGCCGGTGTCCCCTCACGAGCATGTGCACGTGTTTCGCATGATTCGACAGGAAGACCGCCGCCTGGCCGGCCGAGTTGCCGCCGCCGACCACCACCACCTCCTCGTCGGCGCAGAGGCGGCTCTCCAGCGAGGTGGCGGCGTAGTGGATGCCGACGCCTTCATACGAGCGGGCCTCGGGCAGATCCAGGCCCCGGTAGCGGGCGCCGCAGGCGATCACCACCGTCCGGGCCAGGGCGACGCCGCCGTCCTCCAGCAGGATGCGGTACGGGTGGACGTCGCAGTCGATGCCGACGACCGTCCGGGGCAGGACGATCTTGGCGCCGAACTTCATCGCCTGCACCTGGGCCCGGCCGGCGAGCGACTGGCCGGACAGGCCGGTCGGGAAGCCGAGGTAGTTCTCGATCTTGGAGCTGGTGCCCGCCTGGCCGCCGGGGGCCTCGGCCTCGATCACCAGGGTCGAGAGCCCTTCCGACGCCGCGTAGACGGCCGCCGCCAGGCCCGAGGGGCCGGCGCCGACGACGGCCACGTCGTAGGAGCACCCCGGGTCGAACCCCTCGGCCAGGCCGAGGCACTCGGCCAGCTCGGCGTTGCTCGGGTTGCGCAGGACCTCGTCGTCGGGGCAGAAGACGACCGGGCCGCAGCCGGGGGCCAGGCCGAGGCCGTCGAGGGCGGCCCGGGCGTGGTCGGAGGCGTCGGCGTCGAGCGACCGGACCGGGTAGCCGTTGCGGCGGAGGAAGCGCTCGATCCGCAGGCCGTCGGGGCAGAGCTGGGAGGCGATCAGGGTGACGGAGGCCTGCTCGTGGTCGATCAGCCCCTTGCGCCTCAGGATGAAGGCCCGCATGATCACGTCGCCGATGTCCGGCTCGGCCAGCAGCAGCTTGCGGAACTCGAGCCGGGGGATGCGGATCACCCGGCCGTCGGCCCCCATGCGGCCGTCGACGAGGATCTTGCGGTCGTTGAACAGGTCCAGCTCGCCGGTGAACTGCCGGTCGCCGTGGACGGTGACCACGTGGGGCCCGTCGCAGTCGTGGGCGAGGATCTCGATGCAGCCCTCCAGGACGATGAAGAAGTCGACCGACCGCTCCCCCCGGCGGAAGAGGGTCGTCCCCACCGGCGTCGGCTCGATGGAGCCGAACCGGGAGGCGCGGAGGATCTGGTCGGCGGAGAGCCTGGGGAAGATCTCCGCCCGGCGCTGATAGGCGTCGTTCAGGTCCGGCGGGGCCGCCTCCTCGGCGACGTCGGTTCGGTCCATCGTCTGGGGATCCTGTCGGGGCCGGTCGGTCGTGGGAGTGGTCTCTCCTGGCCCCGACGATTATACCGCCCGCGACGGCCCGGCGACGCCGGCCCGCCCCGAGTCCCGTCCCCCTCATCGGGGCGAGATCGCGTCGACCGGTCGCCCATGGGCAGGCCGAGGACGCCCCGGCCGTCGCCGGACTCGGTGTCCCCGACGAGCTGCGGCCGTCCCGCCTCTCGGGCCTCCCCATCGGCCTACGCCTCGATTCGGAGGGATGCCGACGACCGCGTCATGTTCACCGCGGTCGAGCGTGCTCTCGACGCGGTTCTCCGCCTCCCGGGTCGAAGGGATGCACTGGCCCTGCGTCCTGCCGGCCGGGATCGCCCCGTCCTCGCACGAGCATCAAGGGGTTCCACGAGGACGAGGGGCGTCCCCGTGCCGATCGGCCTCGGGCTCGACCCGGAAGAGCCGGTAGGCCCGGTCCCAGCGGTGGTCCGGCCCCCGGGCCAGTTCCTCGACCCGGCCGACCCGGCGGAGGCTCGGCAGGTCGCGCCCCCGGGCGATCACGGCGAAGGGATCGGGCGAGGGGGGGGCGTCGGCCAGGCGATC carries:
- a CDS encoding FAD-dependent oxidoreductase — protein: MDRTDVAEEAAPPDLNDAYQRRAEIFPRLSADQILRASRFGSIEPTPVGTTLFRRGERSVDFFIVLEGCIEILAHDCDGPHVVTVHGDRQFTGELDLFNDRKILVDGRMGADGRVIRIPRLEFRKLLLAEPDIGDVIMRAFILRRKGLIDHEQASVTLIASQLCPDGLRIERFLRRNGYPVRSLDADASDHARAALDGLGLAPGCGPVVFCPDDEVLRNPSNAELAECLGLAEGFDPGCSYDVAVVGAGPSGLAAAVYAASEGLSTLVIEAEAPGGQAGTSSKIENYLGFPTGLSGQSLAGRAQVQAMKFGAKIVLPRTVVGIDCDVHPYRILLEDGGVALARTVVIACGARYRGLDLPEARSYEGVGIHYAATSLESRLCADEEVVVVGGGNSAGQAAVFLSNHAKHVHMLVRGHRLADSMSDYLVGRIEASARITLRTCTEISGLGGDRHLESVTWRHRDTGEQEARPIRHVFLMIGAAPNSGWLPGCLTLDAKGFVRVGGHVGPDDGWPLERPPHILESSRPGIFAVGDIRADSVKRVASAVGEGSIAVQFIHRVLDEFRSRPPAPPLRPAGVAGSAGG
- a CDS encoding CotH kinase family protein; this translates as MDSASGPIISELLASNAEGLRDQDGDRSDWVEIHNPTASAVDLVGWSLTDDEAEPGKWAFPGVVLPPGGFLVVFASDKDRADPAGELHANFKLGAEGEYLGLVRPDGVVADAYAPGFPEQEADRSFGVAFGPGGAVASPLDRRAFALPTPGGPNREGEPGAVEPVVAGVPRGFYDAPFLLTLGSATEGAEIRFTIDGSTPTAEHGFIYAGPLVVDRTMVVRAAAFKEGDSPAPPGAWTYLFLDDVLRQSPDGRAPLGWPETWGAHVVDYGMDPRIVNHPRFGGERLKAALRSIPTISLSTDLPNLFDPASGIYANSTQEGREWERPVSAELINPDGSTGFQINAGLRLRGTSSGVITNPKHSLRLFFRSEYGAPRLEYPLFGPEGADSFARVDLRTDQSISWGFKGNPNATFATEVFARDTMRDLGQPYTRSRYYHLYINGQYWGLYQSEERPDANFGATYFGGDPDDFDVIRPENGAMIGATDGDLGAWSRLWQAATAPGGLASDGAYYRIQGRNPDGSPNPEFENLVDVDSLIDYMLTTLYIGNIDGPISRFNGQFAINNFYVIRDRTGDDGFRFLMRDAEFSLLRPTENVNGPVPIGSEFATFNPQYLHQQLLANPTYRQKFADRVDQTFFGDGPLTPRASIARFRARADAIGPAILGESARWGDAQRPRAPLTEQDWRRAVGRVVRGYLPVRTRVVLNQFRALGLLPGPRPPRFPRA
- a CDS encoding RNA polymerase sigma factor yields the protein MARGQSGVARPLRVLFEVGAVGGLEDAHLLDRFLEADGPGAEHAFSALVDRHGPMVLATCLAQLRDRHEAEDAFQATFLVLARRAGSIGRRRSVAAWLHGVACRVSRKARLSAARRRVRERRVADAVPASACDRPPDDLAPVLHEELGRLPESYRAPVVLCYLEGLTHEQAAALLGWPVGTVKGRLARARDLLRTRLARRGLAPAAVGALAATIAARRSIAAVPRSLIDPTTRLAVEFAAGSSGLAGSAAARVVSLSQGVLTSMRWNAIVKTMLVAIPAVALTVGIGAVSARQGDDPAPIPAAVEPPRAAEAPSVAPPALDPGPIVNGSALPPAEVSGVIQFIWEPESFSAYTIPEGFDLEQILEAVPGIDQEVDQILAGAIEATEAELRAMQEQRTQVATALAKYHHAFSTLRRRRDALNAMIADATLTPPDGEIDGALMRDLQSAEQVMLAEHEDFVEQLGGTIRGLEVRARTLDLAIGRLSAMKDALSGPKVPAVPSTGSLTPSLNIEPPPLDPAARRTSVDLSATDPRDRRIDALERKLDAVLEALRASDR
- a CDS encoding bestrophin family protein — protein: MITYDPNRDWLRDIRHLGSSWTLVRIARGVLLVGLYASALTALILRFDLEGGRSISGTFSLLGVILGIIMVFRTNTAYERWWEGRKQWGTLVNHSRTLALQLDSLLPPEALDDRSAFARLLGDFALALSGHLRGAVDPSILDRLRADHATDPDDPDPLRGGDGRPVPRAEPPSHVPTLVAGEIIARLQDLRRRGVLDGFDLLATRPHSHGLLDVVGACDRIRRTPIPFSYSVFIKSFILSYAAILPVGLVPEYGYLAVPLVMLIVFALLGLELMAEEIEEPFGLDCNDLPTDTLARSIAADVAGLLRCSSPRSRPAAPKAYSKVF